A single region of the Anaerostipes rhamnosivorans genome encodes:
- a CDS encoding DUF2207 family protein, producing MKSFSLKKFIPLLMILAILFVKAGYFDRLVEEIDPDIKKDLYMKTETYDVDIEVDEKGSYIVTEQIKVRFSEDRHGIYRYIPDKGFVAYKKGDNIEKFPFLAKVELELPNSDISESKQNGAKVFRFGHSDKTVREGDYEFTYRLTPERQGQPFPYIYYNIYPSRWKNDIPKGSRFTIHFPQNADLDQLEFYHGAYGSAESADHLIELKKNTKENTVTGTLKRNLSAGSGITCFSGQIQKGFTEIKEKPEISLFLWIPPTILLAVLVVLYLCFGRDEKIISSIEFEPPQDMDSAAVGYVIDGIADDKDILSLVLYWADRGNLWIEEEEEYLITLHKLKELPEDAPNYQQTVFRRLFRNQESVYLNGLQNDFWITMENAKTQLIQRFDGQSKAGIYTKPSWRLQKAAFLCTLLSVIWITVLTGHYSYMTAVGVVVQALLCVGMGMGMYFCCRGVDGWYSFSGEKRMMLTAGGAALFYLSEICYFVFYTYKASQNEIFDYSVEIGVVLAVSAIMMPLTCFMKKRTSKCIRWMGQLSGLRFFIETAELDRMKVLAEDQPEIFYHIMPYAYVFGLYDKFAEKLKTLQIPAPGWYHAGYEIKNWNAGIMLSCMAGNLSFAAVSLSQPSSVNASGGGSASGNKGGFSGGGFGGGGGGSW from the coding sequence ATGAAAAGTTTTAGTCTCAAAAAATTCATTCCTCTGCTGATGATATTGGCCATATTGTTTGTAAAGGCGGGCTATTTTGACCGCCTTGTGGAAGAGATTGATCCAGATATAAAAAAAGATTTATATATGAAAACAGAGACCTATGATGTTGATATCGAAGTGGATGAAAAGGGCTCTTATATAGTAACAGAACAGATTAAAGTGAGGTTTTCGGAGGACAGGCATGGGATTTATCGGTACATACCTGATAAAGGATTTGTGGCGTATAAAAAGGGCGATAATATAGAAAAATTCCCTTTTCTCGCAAAGGTGGAGCTTGAACTGCCAAACAGTGATATATCTGAATCTAAGCAGAACGGGGCAAAGGTATTTCGTTTTGGCCACAGTGATAAAACGGTCCGGGAAGGTGATTATGAATTTACATACCGGCTGACTCCTGAACGGCAGGGGCAGCCATTCCCGTACATCTATTATAATATTTATCCCTCCAGGTGGAAGAATGATATACCTAAGGGAAGCCGTTTCACGATCCATTTTCCCCAAAACGCAGACTTAGATCAGCTTGAGTTTTATCATGGGGCCTATGGATCAGCAGAAAGTGCTGATCACTTGATAGAATTAAAAAAGAATACAAAGGAGAACACTGTTACCGGAACGCTGAAGAGAAATCTTTCTGCGGGCAGCGGGATTACCTGTTTTTCTGGACAGATACAGAAGGGATTTACAGAAATTAAAGAAAAACCAGAAATATCTTTATTTCTTTGGATTCCGCCGACTATTCTTCTTGCAGTGCTTGTAGTCTTGTATCTGTGCTTTGGCAGGGATGAAAAAATCATTTCTTCCATAGAGTTTGAACCTCCGCAGGATATGGACAGCGCAGCTGTAGGATATGTTATTGATGGAATTGCGGATGACAAGGACATCCTTTCATTGGTACTGTATTGGGCCGACAGGGGCAACTTGTGGATAGAAGAGGAAGAAGAATATCTTATAACTCTGCATAAACTAAAGGAACTTCCGGAAGATGCGCCAAACTATCAGCAGACTGTATTCCGGCGGCTGTTTCGGAACCAGGAATCTGTCTACTTGAACGGACTGCAAAATGATTTCTGGATCACCATGGAAAACGCCAAAACGCAGTTGATACAGAGATTTGATGGCCAAAGCAAGGCCGGAATCTATACCAAGCCATCATGGAGGCTGCAGAAAGCAGCTTTCCTATGCACATTACTGTCAGTTATCTGGATTACTGTTCTTACAGGTCATTATTCTTATATGACGGCCGTAGGCGTTGTAGTTCAGGCATTATTATGCGTTGGAATGGGTATGGGAATGTACTTTTGCTGCAGGGGAGTGGACGGCTGGTACTCTTTTTCCGGAGAAAAGAGAATGATGTTGACGGCAGGAGGCGCGGCTCTTTTTTACTTATCAGAAATATGTTACTTTGTTTTTTATACATATAAGGCATCCCAAAATGAAATATTTGATTATTCGGTAGAAATAGGAGTTGTCTTAGCCGTATCAGCAATTATGATGCCGCTGACATGTTTTATGAAAAAAAGGACTTCAAAATGTATCCGGTGGATGGGACAGCTGTCAGGGCTGCGCTTTTTTATCGAAACTGCAGAGCTTGACCGTATGAAAGTACTGGCAGAAGACCAGCCTGAAATATTTTATCATATCATGCCCTATGCTTATGTATTTGGTCTTTATGACAAGTTTGCAGAGAAGCTGAAGACTTTGCAAATTCCTGCCCCGGGCTGGTATCATGCTGGATATGAAATAAAAAACTGGAATGCTGGTATCATGTTAAGTTGTATGGCAGGGAATCTTTCGTTTGCCGCAGTCTCTTTGAGTCAGCCGTCATCTGTAAATGCATCTGGAGGAGGATCAGCCAGCGGAAACAAAGGTGGTTTTTCAGGCGGAGGCTTTGGAGGAGGCGGAGGCGGCAGCTGGTAG
- a CDS encoding beta-alanyl-CoA:ammonia lyase, giving the protein MRTEAFLSYKMTTADAGSPEGVIPVGRQFDFIGDVETELMILNDGDESLCLGYNDVKFMEDAYVGDQLDFKATMVKVGNTSRTCLIQTFKVATPAKRLGIEGAKDGDMYYFDEPKLITEGNVILVVKKELQRGAQPDGTVKDPWKAID; this is encoded by the coding sequence ATGAGAACAGAAGCATTTTTAAGTTACAAAATGACGACGGCAGATGCAGGCAGTCCGGAGGGTGTGATCCCGGTAGGCAGACAGTTTGATTTCATCGGAGATGTAGAGACAGAGCTGATGATCTTAAACGACGGAGATGAGTCTCTTTGCCTTGGTTATAACGATGTAAAATTTATGGAAGATGCTTATGTGGGAGACCAGCTGGACTTTAAGGCAACCATGGTCAAGGTAGGAAACACATCAAGAACCTGTCTGATCCAGACATTTAAAGTCGCAACTCCCGCAAAAAGACTTGGTATTGAAGGTGCCAAGGACGGAGATATGTACTATTTTGACGAGCCAAAACTGATCACTGAGGGAAATGTGATCCTCGTAGTAAAAAAAGAACTTCAGAGAGGCGCACAGCCGGACGGAACCGTCAAAGATCCATGGAAAGCAATCGATTAA
- a CDS encoding M23 family metallopeptidase: MRHKYKGKLPDINNNDSRMIYSLPFHGKWAVANGGVTKRTSHSWEVPTQRYAYDFIILDGDGNSFTGEETEVRSFYCYGKEILAPADGMIAEVGDGNPDSKVTKNRAVSCDARDIRGNYILIRHLDHEYSLSAHLRPGSILVSVGQSVKRGEKLAECGNSGNTTEPHLHFQVQRGKSFYSSPGLPVKFKDIIVQNTHNFGNFDDRHLNERGDQCNSPYIEVGQTVSNEI, translated from the coding sequence TTGAGACATAAATATAAAGGGAAGCTTCCGGATATTAATAATAATGATTCAAGAATGATATATTCACTGCCATTTCACGGTAAATGGGCTGTGGCAAACGGCGGTGTCACGAAAAGGACTTCCCACTCATGGGAAGTTCCCACACAAAGGTACGCCTATGATTTTATTATACTGGATGGAGATGGGAATAGTTTTACAGGAGAAGAGACAGAGGTAAGGTCCTTTTATTGTTATGGGAAAGAGATCTTAGCCCCGGCTGATGGTATGATTGCAGAAGTCGGTGATGGGAATCCCGACAGTAAGGTTACGAAAAATAGAGCTGTCTCATGTGACGCCCGTGATATCAGAGGCAACTACATCCTGATCAGACATTTAGATCATGAGTACTCCCTGTCAGCCCATCTCAGACCTGGCAGTATACTTGTGTCCGTGGGCCAGTCTGTAAAGAGAGGGGAGAAACTTGCGGAGTGCGGTAATTCAGGCAACACAACAGAGCCGCATCTCCATTTCCAGGTACAGCGGGGAAAGAGTTTTTATTCTTCGCCGGGACTGCCGGTTAAATTTAAAGATATCATAGTGCAGAATACCCACAACTTTGGGAACTTCGATGACAGACACTTAAATGAACGGGGGGATCAATGTAATTCACCATATATTGAGGTGGGGCAGACAGTGAGCAATGAGATTTGA
- a CDS encoding helix-turn-helix domain-containing protein has product MKINETIRQKRREQGFTQEQIAQYLGVSTPSVSKWENGNTFPDITILPALARLLKTDLNTLMSFKEDLQETEIQHLSDELYALMKKQGFDSAFQTAMQKISEYPTCDLLIYTLAFDLKNGLDLFVIQNKEDYQGELNKLFCRIAKSGDPLISAQALSALIESHFGRGEYELAEERIKQLPVSSPDKGLMSARLSMKLERYEDACELYESKLAETAVDIQTILMGMTKAAIRNERYADAQYYADKYEALTKEFEIMDCTSRAAQLELAVNRQDTQTCLSIYRDALDTIQKKWNITQSPLYKHLKLSETQIKNYNVDLLPAILKEMETEKELSFLWNNPEYKSLVKEYKNKFSRPSGVVKEVG; this is encoded by the coding sequence ATGAAAATAAATGAGACAATACGGCAAAAGCGCAGGGAGCAAGGGTTTACCCAGGAACAGATAGCCCAATATTTAGGCGTGTCCACTCCGTCTGTGAGCAAGTGGGAAAACGGCAATACATTTCCTGACATCACAATACTGCCTGCATTGGCAAGACTGCTGAAAACAGATCTGAATACTTTAATGTCTTTTAAAGAAGATCTGCAGGAGACCGAAATCCAGCATCTGTCCGATGAACTTTATGCTCTTATGAAGAAACAGGGATTTGATTCTGCGTTCCAAACCGCCATGCAGAAAATCTCAGAGTACCCAACCTGCGACTTGCTGATTTACACGCTGGCATTTGATCTGAAAAACGGACTGGATTTATTTGTCATACAAAATAAGGAGGATTATCAAGGAGAGCTCAATAAACTCTTTTGCCGTATTGCCAAAAGCGGTGATCCTTTGATTTCTGCTCAAGCTCTGTCTGCACTGATTGAATCGCATTTTGGACGCGGTGAGTATGAACTTGCGGAAGAACGGATAAAGCAGCTGCCCGTGTCTTCTCCTGACAAAGGGCTGATGTCAGCGAGGCTTTCTATGAAACTGGAACGTTATGAGGACGCTTGCGAGCTTTATGAGTCAAAACTTGCGGAGACTGCAGTTGATATACAAACTATTTTAATGGGTATGACAAAGGCGGCGATCCGTAATGAAAGATACGCTGATGCACAATACTACGCTGATAAGTATGAAGCCTTAACGAAAGAATTTGAGATCATGGACTGCACATCGCGCGCGGCCCAGCTTGAGCTTGCGGTAAATAGACAGGATACACAGACATGTCTTTCAATCTATAGGGATGCACTTGATACCATACAGAAAAAATGGAATATCACCCAGTCCCCGCTGTATAAACATCTGAAATTATCAGAAACCCAGATCAAAAATTATAATGTCGATTTGTTGCCTGCTATTCTAAAGGAGATGGAGACAGAAAAAGAGCTATCGTTCTTGTGGAACAATCCAGAATATAAAAGTCTGGTAAAGGAGTATAAAAATAAGTTTTCAAGACCATCGGGAGTGGTAAAGGAGGTTGGGTAA
- a CDS encoding hotdog fold domain-containing protein → MSEQTVTMRYRMSSRDEFYGGGVVNGARSITYMGDTADRLMAKVCGNTGRCCLVEKIRLYNPVFAGDYMEFIARVTKTEGNKVYIQCRSFKVAQIPENPEFESSIDMLDDPEISTEAFFVYEVPEHKVKA, encoded by the coding sequence ATGAGCGAACAGACAGTAACAATGAGATACAGAATGTCAAGCAGAGATGAATTTTACGGCGGAGGTGTAGTAAACGGTGCGCGCTCCATTACTTATATGGGAGACACCGCAGACCGCCTGATGGCAAAGGTGTGCGGCAATACAGGAAGATGCTGCCTTGTAGAAAAGATCAGATTATATAACCCTGTATTTGCTGGGGATTATATGGAATTTATCGCAAGAGTGACAAAGACTGAGGGCAACAAAGTATATATCCAGTGCCGTTCTTTCAAAGTAGCCCAGATTCCAGAGAATCCGGAATTTGAAAGTTCCATTGATATGCTGGACGATCCGGAAATCTCAACTGAAGCATTTTTTGTTTATGAAGTGCCGGAACACAAAGTAAAAGCTTAA
- a CDS encoding ECF transporter S component, with the protein MGNKKVLRVVQIALFIAIIFIMTFTPLGYLRLGLLEVSLLTIPVGVGAMIFSPAAGAVLGLAFGLISFARFFGMNPFGAVLVGINPFYAFLVAVPTRALMGFLTGVIFKTLKRGGQAKTSYYYVAGFCAPFLNTVFFMGVMVLCYWNTEYFQNLNSTMGNLNPLMFICAFVGVNAVIEILAGSIVGGTVARVLHKALKNT; encoded by the coding sequence GTGGGAAACAAAAAAGTTCTTAGAGTGGTGCAGATCGCATTGTTCATAGCCATCATTTTTATTATGACATTTACGCCGCTGGGATATCTACGTCTTGGATTACTTGAAGTCTCTCTGCTTACAATTCCGGTAGGGGTGGGAGCCATGATATTCTCACCGGCAGCCGGTGCAGTCCTGGGGCTGGCATTCGGGCTCATCAGTTTTGCAAGATTTTTTGGAATGAATCCATTTGGTGCAGTTCTTGTGGGAATCAATCCGTTTTATGCATTTTTGGTGGCAGTTCCGACAAGGGCGCTGATGGGGTTCCTGACCGGAGTAATTTTTAAAACATTGAAACGGGGCGGACAGGCAAAGACTTCCTATTACTATGTAGCAGGATTTTGTGCTCCGTTTCTGAACACCGTATTTTTTATGGGTGTCATGGTACTTTGTTACTGGAATACGGAGTATTTTCAAAATCTCAATTCAACGATGGGCAATCTGAACCCGCTGATGTTTATCTGCGCCTTTGTAGGGGTGAATGCAGTGATCGAGATACTGGCAGGTTCCATTGTAGGAGGAACGGTTGCCAGGGTGCTCCATAAGGCGTTGAAAAATACATGA
- a CDS encoding hemolysin family protein has product MNKIAAQLLVQIILILLNAFFAMAEIAVISLNGAKVKKLSEEGDKKAGKLLKLVEEPSGFLSTIQIGITLAGFLGSAFAADNFSGYFVKWIYEDIGFTSISVSALDTIAVILITLILSYFTLIFGELVPKRIAMQKPLAAAKISCSAVSAVALVMKPVVWFLSASTNVVLKVLHMKTEAEEDTVTEEEIRLMMELGEERGTIDSEEKEWIENVFELGDTTARDHMTHSSEVTAIYLEQSREEILHTIKDSGLSRFPVYQKDLNDIRGILNARDFLISQNEGRSTPLDKLLRPVYFVPETIPSSVLFQDMQKKKIHLAVVVDEYGEVSGIITMEDLLEEIVGNIYDEFDPSEPPEISKVSENLWRCSGAVKLDTIAEELGLEIPGHPDYDTLGGLIFSQLHSIPKDGAVFELEVYGLHIHVKNIRDRKIQEAELKKIE; this is encoded by the coding sequence TTGAATAAAATAGCCGCACAGTTACTGGTACAGATTATTTTGATATTGTTAAATGCTTTCTTCGCCATGGCAGAGATTGCTGTTATTTCTCTGAATGGGGCGAAGGTAAAGAAACTATCCGAAGAAGGAGATAAAAAAGCTGGGAAGCTGTTAAAACTTGTGGAGGAACCATCCGGATTTCTCTCGACAATACAGATTGGGATCACACTGGCTGGATTCCTGGGAAGCGCTTTCGCAGCCGATAATTTCTCCGGGTATTTTGTAAAGTGGATTTATGAAGATATAGGGTTCACGTCCATTTCTGTTTCTGCATTGGACACAATCGCCGTGATTCTGATCACTTTGATCTTATCCTATTTTACACTGATTTTTGGCGAACTTGTTCCAAAACGGATCGCCATGCAGAAGCCTCTTGCGGCAGCGAAGATTTCCTGCAGTGCTGTCTCCGCTGTGGCATTGGTCATGAAGCCTGTGGTCTGGTTTTTGTCGGCTTCTACCAATGTGGTTCTCAAAGTGCTCCATATGAAAACGGAGGCAGAGGAAGACACAGTGACAGAAGAGGAAATCCGGCTGATGATGGAATTGGGAGAGGAAAGGGGTACCATAGACAGCGAGGAGAAAGAGTGGATAGAAAATGTATTTGAACTGGGGGATACAACGGCAAGAGATCATATGACCCACAGCTCTGAGGTGACAGCCATCTATCTGGAGCAGTCCAGGGAAGAAATTTTACACACAATCAAGGACAGCGGACTGTCCAGATTTCCGGTTTACCAAAAAGATCTAAATGACATCAGGGGAATACTCAATGCCAGGGATTTTCTGATCAGCCAGAATGAAGGGCGGTCTACACCTTTGGATAAACTGCTGCGCCCTGTTTACTTTGTTCCGGAGACGATTCCTTCCTCTGTGCTGTTTCAAGATATGCAGAAGAAAAAGATTCATCTTGCGGTTGTGGTAGATGAGTACGGCGAAGTGAGCGGTATTATTACTATGGAAGATCTTTTGGAGGAGATCGTGGGAAATATCTATGATGAATTTGATCCCTCAGAACCGCCTGAGATCAGTAAAGTCAGTGAAAACCTGTGGAGATGTTCCGGGGCAGTGAAGCTGGACACCATAGCGGAGGAGCTGGGTTTGGAGATTCCCGGACACCCGGATTATGACACACTGGGGGGCCTGATCTTCAGCCAGCTTCATTCCATTCCAAAGGACGGGGCAGTGTTTGAATTGGAAGTCTATGGGCTCCATATTCATGTAAAGAACATAAGAGACAGAAAGATTCAGGAAGCAGAGCTAAAAAAGATCGAGTGA